The genomic DNA AATAACCAGCGCAAGTAGATCAGCCAGGTATTCAGCACATCCCCTTCACAGTAGCTGGTCAATTTTAACCACTGCTGTTCACGGACATATTCTGGAACATGGTAAGCACCATCACCGCGCTTGCCCGGGAAACCGAGTAAGTGGGCCACATCATCCAGCTTCTGGAAATGACGGCCATTGAACATAGCCATGACATCCATCAAATCGACATGGCGCTGATGGTAACGGTTCTGGTAATTATTATAACGCTTTTGCTGGTCAATTTCGCCCTGATCAAACAAACTCGGTGCCGATAGACCATGATACATGGCACGGAATAGAATCACCGGCAAATCAAATTGTGAACCGTTCCAGCTCACCAGGGTCGGATGGCGCTTGTCAAAAATGGACAGGAATTTTTTTAAAATCTCTGCTTCGCCGTATTGCTCACGGCTAAATGAAAACAGTTTCATGGCACCATTTTCGTCAATCCAGAGACCAGAAATACAGACAATTTCATGCAGCGGCAAACGCTGGAAATCCATGCCGGATTCCTGACGGCGCAGTTTCATTAACGCCTGCTCAAGATCTGCTTCGGGCAAATCCAGATGATATAAATGCGCACCTGACTTTAAATCAGTCAGCGTTTCGATATCAAAAATCAAGACAGGTAGGCGCATTTCATCTCACAGTTTTTAATTATTCAGGATCGACGACAGAAAATAAACCGGTAGACAGGTAGCGGTCACCACGGTCACAAACGATGCAGACAATTACAGCGCCCGGATTTTCTTCCGCCAGTTTAATGGAAGCCCACACGGCACCGCCTGATGAGGTTCCGGCACTGATGCCTTCTTTGCGCGCCAATTGACGTGCAGTTTTTTCTGCTTCAATTTGCGGAATATCGATAATGCGGTCAACACGTTTCGGATCAAAAATGGTAGGCAGATATTCTTGTGGCCAGCGACGGATACCGGCAATATTGGAACCTTCCGAAGGTTGCAAACCGACAATTTGAATATCCGGATTCTGTTCTTTTAAGTATTTTGAAATCCCCATAATCGTGCCTGTGGTTCCCATAGAACTGACGAAATGGGTAATTTTACCGCCAGTTTGTTGCCAGATTTCCGGACCAGTCGTCCGGTAATGGGCATCCACATTGTCCGGGTTGCCAAACTGGTTCAAGACCAGTCCTTTCCCTTCTTTTTGCATTTGCAGCGCCATATCACGCGCCTGTTCCATATTTTCAGACTCGATCAGCTCGGCGCCATAAGCACGCATGGCATCTTTGCGTTCCTGACTTGAACCTGCAGGCATAATGAGTTTCATTTTATAGCCACGCATGGCAGCCACCATCGCCAAGGCAATTCCCGTATTTCCACTGGTCGCTTCAATCAATGTATCGCCTGGCTTGATTTGACCACGTTTTTCAGCCTGCATAATCATATTATACGCTGGGCGGTCTTTTACCGAACCTGCAGGATTGTTTCCTTCAAGTTTAGCCAATACTGTTGCTTGAGTATGACTTGCCAAACGTTGTAAACGCACCAGAGGAGTTTTTCCTACATAGTGGTCCAGTAAAAATTCGTCAGCTTGGAAATCAGGGGTAGTATTACTCATTATTTGCACCTATATCGAGGTGCGCCTATTGTATGAAAAAATGCTTCCTCCTGCACCCATTTAGCAGGCTTTTTATTGAAAGTGATTAAAGCACAGCCAGTTTTAAATAAAGCGTGCTAATATGCAAAGCATAGGGAATCAACTGCTTTAACCATGTCAAATATCAATAAAAAGTTATTTAAGCGTCTACACTTAAATCATGCTTATGGACAACTCATCGCCATGATTTTTGTCCCCATTATGGTTTTGGCATGTGTGGGGGCATTGCTGGTTTTATCCGAAACATCCAATGCCTCACGTGCGCAGCAACGTCAGATGGCCATTGCGATTGTGACCCGCTATCAGCTTACCGCCGAAGCTGCATTCGATCTGCTCAACCGCTATCCCTGGCAATATGATCAGGCCCGTAATACCCTGCAGGTGATGCTGGATGAAAAACATCTCATTCGTGCCGCAATTATTGATCCCCAAGGCAGAAACCGTTTAAGTATTGGTTTTCAAGACCAGGAAGCCTGGCCCAAGATTGACGCTAAAGCCGATTTTGTTGGTCCTATCCTGCATAATCACAATCATATCTATGCCTTAAAAATTAATGAACATACCGATAACCCGGCCAGACTGGTGATTGAGCTGGATAACCAGCCCCTGGAAATTGCCCATTACCGGGTCATGATTGTACTGATTGCCACCGGCCTGCTGACTTTATTGCTACTGTTACTGTGCCTGAATTTCTATTCACGGCGCTGGATTGCGCCGATGTACGAAATCCGGATGCAGTTACAGCGCCTGAATGCTGACACCCTTGATCAGCACATGGTGATTAACAGTACTGGTGAATTGCGTTTATTGCAGCGTGATATTGCCAACGTGGTGAAACGCCTGCACTTCAGCTTCCTGGAACTCAAAGAACATACCGAACAGACTGAAGATGATTTGCGCCGTACCCTAGACACCCTGGAAGTGCAAAACATTACCTATCGTCAGGCACGCGACCAGGCGATTTCTGCCAACCAGTCCAAGTCGGTGTTTCTGGCCAATATCAGTCATGAACTGCGTACTCCCTTGAACAGTATTGATGGCTTTATTCATTTATTGCTGCGTCAAGGCAACCTGAGCAATGAACAAAACCTGTATTTGCAAACCATTCGTAAATCATCTGCCCATTTGTTGGCGCTGATTAATGATGTGTTGGATTTCTCCAAGATTGATGCCGGCAAACTGGAACTGGAAACAGCCCCCTTTGATCTGGAAGAAGCGATTTTTGACGTGATGGATATGCTCTCGCCATTAGCAGCACAGAAGCATATCGATATGGCCTTTTATTATGCTGATAATGTGCCGACACAAGTGATTGGCGATGCCTTACGCTTCAAGCAGATTCTGACCAACCTGATCTCCAATGCCATCAAGTTCACTCCCGATGGCGAAATTATTGTCCGTGCCCGCATGGAACATGATGATATCGGGCAATGTTTATTACACTTTAGCGTGCAGGACAGCGGCATTGGCCTCAGTGGTACGGACCGGAAAAAACTGTTTGAATCATTCTCGCAAGGTGATGCTTCGGTGACCCGTCAATTTGGCGGCACCGGACTTGGCCTGGCCATTTCCAAACAGCTGGTGCATTTGATGCAGGGGCAAATTGGCTTTGAAGACAACCAGGAACGCGCGCCGACTGAAAAAGGCTCAACCTTCTGGTTTACCGCCATGTTTGTGGTGGATGAAGAGATTGAAATTGTACATCCGCACTTTGAACAAATGCAGGTGGTTTCCTATTTATCCCATCCTGCAACCGCCAACATTTTGCGCCATTATCTGGAAAATTATGGTGTGCATCATGTCGAAACCGGCTCGATTCTGGACCTGTTCAGCCAGCTGAATAAATTCTCGAATAACGATGAAAATACCTGGCTGATTGTCGACCATAGCGGCGATGGCGAAGCCCTGCTGAAAGAAATCCGTCAACGCTACCATGGCAATATTGCCGTGTATGGCTACCAGATGGTGCTCGATCCAAGCATGCTGAATGAATACCGGGCCCGTCCACTGTATCAACCACTCAGCCGTAGTGCCTTGATTCAGCTGCTCAGCAATCAGCCTGTTTTCGAACAGGATGTACATGAAGAATTTAATGGACAGGGTCTGCATATATTGGCAGTGGATGACCATTTACCGAACCTGATTGTTCTGGAAGCACTACTTGCAGAATTAAATGTCACCACCACCAAGGCCTTAAGCGGCCAGGAAGCCATTGAAATTATTCAGCAGCGCATCGAACAGGAATTGCCTGCATTTGATGTGGTGTTTATGGATATTCAAATGCCGGTAATGTCCGGCATTGATACCACCCGTGCCATTCGCTCGCTAGAGTCGACCTTGGAAAATCATAAACGCCTGCCGATTATTGCCCTGACTGCACATGCCCTGGCTGATGAAAAACAAAAACTGTTGCAGGTCGGTATGGACGATTACGTCACCAAACCGATTCAGATGGAACAGATTATTCAGATTCTGACCCACTGGACTTCGGAAAGCTTTAAAAAGGCTAAAAGTATAGAGAAGTCCATTCTGATTGAAGCGCTCGACCCGCATATTCTGGATTGGCAACAAAGCCTGCAACTGGCAGCCAATAAAGAAGATCTGGCCATCGATTTACTAAAAATGCTGATCGACAGTTTCCCGATGGAACTGGATGAAATGCAACAGTTGATTGAAATGGAAGATTTCCCGCAACTGGAACATGTGCTGCACCGTTTATATGGGGCAACCCGTTATGTAGGTGTTCCTCGCCTTCAGGAAGTCACCGGTGGATTCGAACAGTTTGTTTCTGCTTTACGTAAAGAACGCCGCAAGGCGGATGAAGCCTTTATTCAGGAAACCCTGAAACGCTTTGATGAATTACAGTCGGTCATTCAGCAGGTTGAACAGGCCTCCCAGCAAATTTTAAACAGACCAGGGATCTGATCAGGAGTTATCTGAATGTTGAAAGTCACGTCTATCTTTAGATGTGACTCTGCTGTCATGTATCGCGGCATGTATCAGAGAAATACCCATGTTATGCTCAAAACAATAGAAAAATACAGGTCTCTACAATGGCGTTACTTCGCATAGAAAAAAATAATGGCATCGCAACCGTTTCCTTAAACCGTCCAGAAAAGCGTAATGCCATGAGCTTTGCTTTATTACGCGAACTGGTCAATGCTGCCAAACAAATTAAAAAAGACCGCTCCATCCGCTGTGTCATTTTAACTGGCGAAGCACATGTCTTTAGTGCCGGCATTGATCTGGCCGATTTAAACGCGCCGAAAAATACCGCTTACGCCGCTTGGGAACTGCTAAAACCGGGACAAAGCCTGTTTCAGAAAGCATTTCTGATCTGGCAGGAACTGCCTGTTCCCGTTATTGCTGCGATTGAAGGCTATTGTCTGGGTGCCGGTATGCAACTGGCTTTGGCTGCGGATATTCGTATTGCCCATCCGGACACCAAAATGTCGATTATGGAAAGTCGCTGGGGATTGGTGCCGGACATGGGACTCACCCGTTCCCTTAAAGGCATTATCGGTCTTGATCTGGCCAAAGAACTGACCTTGACCGGGCGTATTTTTGATGCCAATTATGCCAAACAGATTGGTTTGGTGACACATCTGGATGAATCCCCAATGAGCAAAGCACAAGCGATTGCAGAAGAAATGTTGCAACGCTCTCCAGATGCATTGGCGGCCGCTAAACGGGTTCTTGATGCCATGGAACACGAACCGAAAAAATCATTACGCCTGGAGAAAATCTGGCAACTGAAATTACTGTTGGGTAAAAACAGTAAATTGGCGCGTAAAAAAGACAAAAACCCGGAAGTTCAGTTTTTACCACGGCAATATAAGTAAAATAGCGCAATAACAGGATCGTTTAGAGAAAAACACATGAGTTTTGATCGTAATACAAAA from Acinetobacter sp. CS-2 includes the following:
- a CDS encoding 3'-5' exonuclease, whose protein sequence is MRLPVLIFDIETLTDLKSGAHLYHLDLPEADLEQALMKLRRQESGMDFQRLPLHEIVCISGLWIDENGAMKLFSFSREQYGEAEILKKFLSIFDKRHPTLVSWNGSQFDLPVILFRAMYHGLSAPSLFDQGEIDQQKRYNNYQNRYHQRHVDLMDVMAMFNGRHFQKLDDVAHLLGFPGKRGDGAYHVPEYVREQQWLKLTSYCEGDVLNTWLIYLRWLLLKGQLLSDDHRYWVQTTIQYLQHQPQHADFLQVWRETSQHTEFTATDFISPTP
- a CDS encoding ATP-binding protein yields the protein MSNINKKLFKRLHLNHAYGQLIAMIFVPIMVLACVGALLVLSETSNASRAQQRQMAIAIVTRYQLTAEAAFDLLNRYPWQYDQARNTLQVMLDEKHLIRAAIIDPQGRNRLSIGFQDQEAWPKIDAKADFVGPILHNHNHIYALKINEHTDNPARLVIELDNQPLEIAHYRVMIVLIATGLLTLLLLLLCLNFYSRRWIAPMYEIRMQLQRLNADTLDQHMVINSTGELRLLQRDIANVVKRLHFSFLELKEHTEQTEDDLRRTLDTLEVQNITYRQARDQAISANQSKSVFLANISHELRTPLNSIDGFIHLLLRQGNLSNEQNLYLQTIRKSSAHLLALINDVLDFSKIDAGKLELETAPFDLEEAIFDVMDMLSPLAAQKHIDMAFYYADNVPTQVIGDALRFKQILTNLISNAIKFTPDGEIIVRARMEHDDIGQCLLHFSVQDSGIGLSGTDRKKLFESFSQGDASVTRQFGGTGLGLAISKQLVHLMQGQIGFEDNQERAPTEKGSTFWFTAMFVVDEEIEIVHPHFEQMQVVSYLSHPATANILRHYLENYGVHHVETGSILDLFSQLNKFSNNDENTWLIVDHSGDGEALLKEIRQRYHGNIAVYGYQMVLDPSMLNEYRARPLYQPLSRSALIQLLSNQPVFEQDVHEEFNGQGLHILAVDDHLPNLIVLEALLAELNVTTTKALSGQEAIEIIQQRIEQELPAFDVVFMDIQMPVMSGIDTTRAIRSLESTLENHKRLPIIALTAHALADEKQKLLQVGMDDYVTKPIQMEQIIQILTHWTSESFKKAKSIEKSILIEALDPHILDWQQSLQLAANKEDLAIDLLKMLIDSFPMELDEMQQLIEMEDFPQLEHVLHRLYGATRYVGVPRLQEVTGGFEQFVSALRKERRKADEAFIQETLKRFDELQSVIQQVEQASQQILNRPGI
- a CDS encoding crotonase/enoyl-CoA hydratase family protein produces the protein MALLRIEKNNGIATVSLNRPEKRNAMSFALLRELVNAAKQIKKDRSIRCVILTGEAHVFSAGIDLADLNAPKNTAYAAWELLKPGQSLFQKAFLIWQELPVPVIAAIEGYCLGAGMQLALAADIRIAHPDTKMSIMESRWGLVPDMGLTRSLKGIIGLDLAKELTLTGRIFDANYAKQIGLVTHLDESPMSKAQAIAEEMLQRSPDALAAAKRVLDAMEHEPKKSLRLEKIWQLKLLLGKNSKLARKKDKNPEVQFLPRQYK
- the cysM gene encoding cysteine synthase CysM → MSNTTPDFQADEFLLDHYVGKTPLVRLQRLASHTQATVLAKLEGNNPAGSVKDRPAYNMIMQAEKRGQIKPGDTLIEATSGNTGIALAMVAAMRGYKMKLIMPAGSSQERKDAMRAYGAELIESENMEQARDMALQMQKEGKGLVLNQFGNPDNVDAHYRTTGPEIWQQTGGKITHFVSSMGTTGTIMGISKYLKEQNPDIQIVGLQPSEGSNIAGIRRWPQEYLPTIFDPKRVDRIIDIPQIEAEKTARQLARKEGISAGTSSGGAVWASIKLAEENPGAVIVCIVCDRGDRYLSTGLFSVVDPE